The Brasilonema sennae CENA114 genome includes a region encoding these proteins:
- a CDS encoding HNH endonuclease, with translation MVTVVVYKSMYALGLLEIEHIIPKAKGGTEDEDNLWLACRLCNGYKGIQTDTVDPVTGRRVKLFNPRKQEWSRHFEWGEDGTQIIGRTACGRVTVIALQLNNIVSVTVRQQWVLAGWHPPKEI, from the coding sequence GTGGTTACTGTCGTAGTTTACAAAAGTATGTATGCTCTTGGACTTTTAGAAATTGAACACATTATTCCCAAAGCTAAAGGAGGTACAGAGGATGAAGATAATTTATGGTTAGCTTGTCGCCTGTGTAACGGTTATAAAGGAATTCAAACTGATACAGTAGATCCCGTAACTGGTAGAAGAGTAAAGTTATTTAATCCCAGGAAACAAGAGTGGTCAAGACATTTTGAATGGGGTGAAGATGGGACTCAAATTATTGGACGTACTGCTTGTGGTCGAGTTACAGTTATCGCCCTACAACTAAACAACATTGTATCAGTTACAGTTAGACAACAATGGGTATTAGCGGGTTGGCATCCTCCAAAAGAAATTTAA
- a CDS encoding type II toxin-antitoxin system RelE/ParE family toxin, whose translation MSFSLKAVEWVGSSLDDLKEFPEEVQQVMGYALYLAQCGEKHNSAKPLKGFKGAGVLEVVEDFDGDTYRAVYTVKLEGVVYVLHAFEKKSKHGIATPKQDIELIEARFKRAKQHHAQNYSAKQKEEKND comes from the coding sequence ATGAGTTTTTCACTAAAAGCAGTTGAGTGGGTTGGAAGCTCGCTTGATGATTTGAAAGAGTTCCCAGAAGAAGTTCAGCAGGTGATGGGTTACGCTCTTTATTTAGCTCAGTGTGGCGAGAAGCATAATTCTGCAAAACCGCTTAAAGGATTTAAAGGTGCTGGAGTATTGGAAGTTGTAGAAGACTTTGATGGCGATACTTACAGAGCCGTTTACACAGTGAAATTGGAAGGCGTGGTTTATGTTTTACACGCGTTTGAGAAAAAATCAAAGCATGGTATAGCTACGCCAAAGCAAGATATCGAACTAATCGAAGCAAGATTCAAACGAGCAAAACAGCATCACGCCCAGAACTATAGCGCCAAGCAAAAGGAAGAGAAAAATGACTGA
- a CDS encoding class I SAM-dependent methyltransferase: MNKSNYYDNIAPIYDQTRWLTQTVAEAVADFIVELVGATLETSFLEPGIGTGLNVLPLVRRGYAVTGIDVSEEMLNQLRQKLNGTPPNLKLIHADASQLPFPDNSFDVVLTVHMVHTVSEWTAFLDDIDRVLKPGGFYLNCQWITPPARREFEGYFREILSKYEGSKPESKRVDAPIQDINVEGYLHQKGYVSNYLVAKEWIVSNTVEELLSFFQSRAYGFCWQVSDEIFDKKMKDFQEFCIRHYGSLERIISSKAKFEIWAYRAV; this comes from the coding sequence ATGAATAAGTCCAACTACTACGACAATATTGCACCGATCTATGACCAAACGCGCTGGTTAACACAAACAGTAGCAGAGGCAGTCGCTGACTTTATTGTTGAACTTGTTGGTGCGACACTAGAGACATCTTTTCTAGAACCAGGCATTGGCACAGGATTGAATGTTCTTCCTCTGGTCAGACGTGGCTATGCTGTAACGGGAATTGATGTCTCTGAAGAAATGCTTAATCAGTTGCGTCAGAAATTAAATGGAACTCCTCCCAATTTGAAGCTGATCCACGCTGATGCTTCACAGTTACCTTTTCCAGATAACAGTTTTGATGTTGTATTAACTGTTCACATGGTTCATACTGTCTCTGAGTGGACAGCATTTTTAGATGACATTGATCGAGTACTGAAGCCTGGAGGTTTTTATCTCAATTGTCAATGGATTACCCCACCAGCCAGAAGAGAATTTGAAGGCTATTTCCGAGAGATACTGTCCAAATATGAAGGTTCAAAGCCAGAATCAAAGCGTGTTGATGCGCCAATACAAGATATAAATGTAGAAGGATATTTACATCAAAAAGGTTACGTATCAAATTACTTGGTAGCTAAGGAATGGATCGTTAGCAATACGGTTGAGGAGTTACTAAGTTTTTTCCAATCCCGTGCATATGGTTTCTGTTGGCAGGTATCAGATGAAATCTTTGATAAAAAAATGAAAGACTTTCAAGAGTTTTGTATCAGGCATTATGGTTCTTTGGAAAGAATTATTTCATCAAAAGCTAAGTTTGAAATATGGGCTTATAGAGCAGTATAA
- a CDS encoding dienelactone hydrolase family protein → MKQITRRKFIATATIATGFALAVQPVSAKVITTDSKGLVTGAVKIPVQDGEIPAYRAMPAKGGNFPIVLVIQEIFGVHEHIQDVCRRFAKLGYVAIAPELFVRQGDVSKLSSIEEIRPIVAKVPDAQVLSDLDATVDWTVKSSKGNSNKLGITGFCWGGRITWLYAAHNPQVKAGVAWYGRLVGDVTELTPKNPVDIASGLKVPVLGLYGGKDTGIPLDTVEQMRDRLKSGSSKSEIIVYPDAPHAFFADYRPSYREKEAKEGWQRLQDWFKQHGTSG, encoded by the coding sequence ATGAAACAGATAACGCGCCGTAAATTTATTGCAACAGCTACTATAGCAACAGGTTTTGCCTTAGCAGTACAACCGGTTTCTGCCAAAGTCATCACCACCGATAGCAAAGGATTAGTCACGGGTGCGGTGAAAATACCTGTTCAAGATGGCGAAATTCCGGCTTACAGGGCGATGCCTGCAAAAGGTGGAAATTTCCCGATTGTCCTAGTTATTCAGGAAATCTTTGGTGTACACGAACACATTCAGGATGTATGCCGTCGTTTTGCTAAGTTAGGGTATGTGGCGATCGCACCCGAATTATTTGTGCGTCAAGGTGATGTCTCGAAGTTAAGCAGCATCGAAGAAATTCGACCAATAGTAGCTAAAGTGCCAGATGCTCAAGTGTTATCCGATCTCGATGCCACAGTAGACTGGACTGTGAAATCATCAAAGGGCAATAGCAATAAGTTGGGGATTACAGGCTTCTGCTGGGGTGGTCGTATTACCTGGTTGTATGCGGCACACAATCCTCAAGTTAAGGCAGGTGTCGCTTGGTACGGGCGACTAGTAGGCGATGTCACTGAACTAACACCTAAGAATCCTGTCGATATTGCCTCTGGGCTGAAAGTCCCTGTTCTCGGACTCTATGGTGGCAAGGATACAGGCATTCCTCTTGATACTGTCGAACAGATGCGCGATCGCCTGAAGTCAGGCAGCAGCAAATCGGAAATCATTGTCTACCCAGATGCACCCCATGCCTTTTTTGCCGATTATCGCCCCTCCTACCGGGAGAAAGAAGCGAAAGAAGGCTGGCAACGACTTCAGGATTGGTTTAAGCAGCATGGAACGAGTGGGTGA
- a CDS encoding zinc-binding dehydrogenase, with protein MSKIRAVVVDPNVSGRLALREVDAPTPAANEAVIRVAAISLNRGEIRRSTTAEALWRPGWDLAGTVETPAADGSGPAQGTRVVGFLRSGAWGELVSVPTHSLAELPPSVSFAQAATLPVAGLTAYHALLKGGSLLGRPVLITGASGGVGNFAIQLARLSGAQVVAHIRRPEYEAFVKDAGAHSVVIGEDVSAASEYGPYHLILESVGGNVLGTALGLLAPDGAIILFGTSGGNEVTFNAQRFYGTGGASLYGFILFHELQRESAAVGLKRLANLVQSGQLRPHIDLEADWTQIAEVAQKLLDRGFPGKAVLHVTN; from the coding sequence ATGAGTAAAATACGTGCCGTCGTTGTCGATCCCAATGTATCAGGACGTTTGGCACTGCGTGAGGTTGATGCACCGACACCTGCTGCTAATGAGGCGGTGATTAGGGTAGCAGCAATTTCTCTCAACCGAGGTGAAATCAGACGTTCCACTACTGCTGAAGCGCTTTGGCGTCCTGGTTGGGACTTAGCGGGAACAGTTGAAACTCCTGCCGCTGATGGTTCCGGACCAGCTCAAGGAACGCGGGTAGTTGGTTTTCTTCGTTCTGGTGCTTGGGGAGAATTGGTGTCTGTACCCACCCACTCTCTAGCAGAATTACCACCTTCAGTATCCTTTGCCCAAGCTGCTACATTACCTGTGGCAGGTTTAACGGCTTACCATGCTTTACTCAAAGGTGGTTCGCTTCTTGGTCGTCCAGTTTTAATTACAGGTGCATCCGGTGGCGTTGGTAACTTTGCCATCCAGTTAGCACGGTTGAGTGGGGCGCAGGTTGTCGCACACATTCGCCGTCCAGAATACGAAGCTTTTGTCAAAGACGCTGGGGCGCATTCTGTTGTCATTGGTGAAGACGTTTCAGCAGCCAGTGAGTACGGTCCATATCATTTGATTTTAGAGTCAGTAGGCGGGAATGTCCTGGGAACAGCCCTCGGTTTGTTGGCACCAGATGGGGCGATTATTCTGTTTGGCACCTCAGGGGGAAATGAAGTAACATTCAACGCTCAACGCTTCTATGGTACAGGTGGTGCGAGTTTATACGGTTTTATATTGTTTCATGAACTACAACGAGAATCGGCAGCAGTTGGGTTGAAACGGCTGGCAAATTTAGTACAATCAGGACAATTGCGTCCTCACATCGATTTAGAAGCTGATTGGACACAAATAGCTGAGGTGGCACAAAAACTACTCGATAGGGGCTTTCCTGGTAAGGCAGTACTGCACGTCACGAATTGA
- the chrA gene encoding chromate efflux transporter: MSQNAEDTQLAGQSIPYAELNPQQQKQRLQELALVFLKLGAIAFGGPAAHIAMMDSEVVTRRQWLSREKLLDLLGITNLIPGPNSTELAIHIGYERAGWLGLLVAGSCFILPAMIIVWTLAAIYARYQTIPQVEWLLYGIKPVIIAIVVQAVWLLGKKAIKDIPTTIAAIAVIIAFFLKVDELLLLLLAGLGVMFFKNLWQSKNRTSAAWLLPISLVMGQTGGATVATSVSWLQVFLFFLKIGSVLYGSGYVLLAFLQRELVEQNHWLTSQQLLDAIAIGQFTPGPVFTTATFIGYLLAGHAGAIAGTIGIFLPAFVLVWIVNPWVPKLRQSSWVSSFLDGVNAASLGLMAVVTYTLGRAAIIDWLTVLLTLLSLIAVFRFKINSAWLVLGGGFVGFVARFLNGAI, translated from the coding sequence ATGTCTCAAAATGCTGAAGATACTCAGTTGGCTGGACAGTCAATCCCTTATGCTGAATTAAATCCACAACAACAAAAACAACGACTTCAAGAACTAGCACTTGTTTTTTTGAAATTGGGCGCGATCGCCTTTGGAGGTCCCGCAGCCCACATCGCAATGATGGATTCAGAAGTGGTGACTCGTCGCCAATGGTTGAGCCGCGAGAAGCTTTTAGATTTGCTAGGTATAACCAACCTGATACCTGGTCCCAATTCTACTGAGTTGGCAATTCATATTGGCTATGAGAGAGCTGGATGGCTTGGACTGCTCGTTGCTGGTTCATGCTTCATTTTACCTGCCATGATTATTGTTTGGACTCTGGCAGCCATTTATGCTCGCTACCAAACCATTCCTCAAGTTGAATGGTTACTTTATGGTATTAAACCCGTAATTATTGCGATCGTCGTACAAGCAGTGTGGCTGTTGGGTAAAAAAGCTATTAAGGATATTCCAACAACTATTGCTGCAATAGCCGTAATTATCGCCTTTTTCCTCAAGGTGGATGAACTGCTGTTGCTACTGCTGGCTGGGCTAGGGGTAATGTTTTTCAAAAATCTGTGGCAGAGTAAAAATAGAACATCAGCAGCTTGGTTACTACCTATTTCTCTAGTTATGGGACAGACCGGAGGTGCAACTGTCGCTACTTCTGTGAGTTGGCTTCAGGTGTTTTTGTTCTTTTTAAAAATCGGCTCTGTGTTGTACGGTAGTGGCTATGTACTGTTAGCGTTCTTACAAAGGGAACTCGTAGAACAGAACCATTGGCTCACTTCTCAACAGCTTTTAGACGCGATCGCTATTGGTCAGTTTACACCAGGTCCAGTATTTACCACAGCTACTTTTATAGGTTACCTATTGGCAGGTCATGCAGGAGCGATCGCCGGAACAATTGGTATCTTTCTGCCTGCCTTTGTTTTGGTATGGATCGTTAACCCTTGGGTTCCTAAGCTACGTCAATCTTCTTGGGTGAGTAGTTTTTTAGATGGGGTAAATGCAGCTTCTTTGGGACTGATGGCAGTAGTTACGTATACCTTGGGACGCGCTGCAATTATAGATTGGTTGACTGTGCTGTTGACACTCCTGAGTTTAATTGCTGTTTTTCGCTTCAAAATCAACTCAGCTTGGTTAGTCCTTGGGGGTGGATTCGTGGGATTTGTGGCACGATTTTTGAACGGTGCGATCTGA